Proteins from one Staphylococcus saprophyticus subsp. saprophyticus ATCC 15305 = NCTC 7292 genomic window:
- the nagE gene encoding N-acetylglucosamine-specific PTS transporter subunit IIBC translates to MFSFFQRLGRSLMLPVAVLPAAAIIIGIGNALLALGILPTVAAFFSSAGSTILEQLGILFAIGVALGMAKKNDGAVALAAAVGFFLTTVVLSPEKLAPLLGVKETGVDAAFEQMNNSNVFIGLIIGLIAAYTYNKFSKTELPIALSFFSGKRLVPILTAFFSIILAVIMLFVWPFIFSAIVIFGTWILDLGPVGAFLYGFFNRLLIPTGLHHALNSVFWFDLAGINDIAKFQTGDGAVHGVTGRYMAGFFPVMMFGIPAAALAMYHTAESKQKKRVYGLMFGGAISAFFVGVTEPIEFSFMFVAPILFVIHALLTGLSMFIAALFHWTAGFSFSAGLIDYVLSLINPVSNQPYMLLVQGLVFFVIYYVVFRLAIKVLKLNTPGRGDNLLPDPTSDEATTGDVDENETQTKSTNKYSQPAKQILEGLGGKENIMSLTNCATRLRMELHDNSAIDEAKIKGAGAVGVTQSGKHNTQVIIGTQVQQIADEIEVQMEN, encoded by the coding sequence ATGTTTAGTTTCTTTCAAAGACTAGGTAGATCTCTTATGCTACCGGTTGCAGTTTTACCAGCAGCAGCAATCATAATAGGTATCGGTAACGCATTATTGGCATTGGGGATATTACCGACAGTAGCTGCATTCTTTTCTTCTGCAGGTTCTACGATACTTGAGCAACTTGGTATCCTCTTTGCTATTGGGGTAGCATTAGGTATGGCTAAGAAAAATGATGGGGCTGTAGCACTTGCGGCAGCTGTAGGTTTCTTTTTAACGACAGTAGTATTGAGTCCAGAAAAATTGGCGCCGTTACTGGGGGTTAAAGAGACGGGTGTGGATGCAGCATTTGAACAAATGAATAATTCAAATGTTTTTATCGGCTTAATTATTGGTTTAATTGCAGCATATACCTACAATAAATTCAGTAAAACAGAATTACCAATAGCTTTATCCTTCTTTAGTGGTAAGCGATTAGTACCAATTTTAACAGCTTTTTTTAGTATTATTTTGGCTGTAATCATGTTATTTGTTTGGCCGTTCATTTTTTCAGCAATCGTTATATTTGGGACATGGATTTTAGACTTAGGCCCTGTAGGTGCATTCTTGTATGGTTTCTTCAACCGTTTGTTAATTCCGACAGGTTTACATCACGCTTTAAACTCAGTATTTTGGTTTGATTTAGCAGGTATAAATGATATTGCAAAATTCCAAACTGGCGATGGTGCAGTTCATGGTGTTACAGGACGATACATGGCTGGGTTTTTCCCAGTTATGATGTTTGGTATTCCAGCAGCAGCTTTAGCTATGTATCATACTGCAGAATCAAAACAGAAAAAACGTGTATATGGTTTAATGTTTGGTGGCGCAATTTCAGCATTTTTTGTAGGTGTTACCGAACCTATTGAATTTTCATTTATGTTTGTTGCACCAATACTTTTTGTTATCCATGCATTATTAACGGGTTTATCTATGTTTATAGCAGCACTATTTCACTGGACAGCTGGATTTTCATTTAGTGCAGGATTAATTGACTATGTCTTGTCATTAATCAATCCAGTATCTAATCAACCTTATATGCTACTTGTACAAGGCTTAGTATTCTTTGTTATTTATTATGTTGTATTTAGACTTGCTATAAAAGTACTGAAATTAAACACACCAGGACGTGGCGATAATTTACTTCCTGATCCAACATCAGATGAAGCTACAACAGGTGATGTTGATGAAAATGAAACACAAACTAAATCGACAAATAAATATTCGCAACCAGCTAAACAAATTTTAGAAGGTCTTGGCGGCAAGGAAAATATTATGTCATTAACAAACTGTGCAACACGTTTACGAATGGAATTGCATGATAATAGCGCAATTGATGAAGCTAAAATTAAAGGCGCAGGTGCTGTAGGTGTTACACAAAGTGGTAAACATAATACACAGGTCATTATTGGTACGCAGGTACAGCAAATCGCTGATGAAATAGAAGTACAAATGGAAAATTAA
- a CDS encoding pyridoxal-phosphate-dependent aminotransferase family protein, translating to MKYYHPLLLTPGPTPVPEQILHATQLPMVGHRSSDFESIAEEAFRALKPIFGAKNDVIILTSSGTSSLEASMLNLANPEDDIVIIVSGAFGNRFKQIAESYYENVHIFEVEWGKAVNVPDFIDFLKSLNRQVTAVYSQYCETSTAVLHPVNELGHALKNYDPSIFYVVDGVSCIGAVDVDLERDQIDVLISGSQKAIMLPPGLAFVAYNDRAKARFAEVTTPRFYLDLNKYLKSQAEHSTPFTPNVSLFRGVNAYAQLVNEEGFEQVIRRHYAIRDALRQALTALDLNLLVDEAYASPTVTAFIPNSKEELNYIKTELKKRFAITIAGGQGHLKGEILRIGHMGQISPFDILQVVSALEILLTEYRNQSYIGTAITQYTEVIKAYV from the coding sequence ATGAAATATTATCATCCATTGTTACTTACACCAGGACCTACACCAGTACCAGAACAAATATTACACGCAACACAATTACCTATGGTTGGACACCGATCAAGTGATTTTGAATCAATAGCGGAGGAAGCATTTCGCGCACTAAAACCTATCTTTGGTGCTAAAAACGATGTCATCATCTTAACTTCAAGCGGTACAAGTTCTCTTGAAGCAAGTATGCTAAACCTAGCTAACCCAGAAGATGATATTGTGATTATTGTTTCCGGTGCATTCGGTAATCGCTTTAAACAAATTGCTGAATCCTATTATGAAAATGTACATATTTTTGAAGTCGAATGGGGTAAAGCTGTCAATGTACCCGATTTTATAGATTTCTTAAAATCTTTGAATAGACAAGTCACAGCTGTCTACAGTCAATATTGTGAAACATCAACCGCCGTCTTACATCCTGTGAATGAATTAGGTCATGCTTTAAAAAATTATGATCCATCCATTTTTTACGTAGTCGACGGTGTAAGCTGTATTGGTGCTGTTGATGTGGATTTAGAACGAGATCAAATTGATGTACTTATTTCAGGAAGTCAAAAAGCAATTATGTTACCACCAGGATTGGCATTTGTCGCATATAATGATCGTGCGAAAGCTAGATTTGCCGAGGTCACTACACCACGTTTCTATTTAGATTTAAATAAATATCTAAAATCACAAGCTGAACATTCAACACCCTTTACGCCGAATGTTTCACTGTTTAGAGGGGTCAATGCTTATGCACAATTAGTAAATGAAGAAGGATTTGAACAAGTTATACGTCGTCATTACGCTATTCGCGATGCGTTAAGACAAGCGTTAACCGCTTTGGATTTAAATCTTCTTGTAGACGAAGCTTATGCTTCTCCTACCGTTACTGCCTTTATACCGAATTCAAAAGAAGAATTAAATTATATTAAAACAGAACTAAAAAAACGCTTCGCCATCACCATTGCAGGCGGTCAAGGCCATTTAAAAGGAGAAATTTTACGCATTGGTCATATGGGGCAAATCTCACCTTTCGATATATTACAAGTCGTATCAGCTTTAGAAATTCTCTTAACAGAATATAGAAATCAATCTTATATTGGCACAGCCATTACTCAGTATACGGAGGTTATCAAAGCATATGTATAA
- the serA gene encoding phosphoglycerate dehydrogenase, with the protein MYKILVSDPISPEGLKSLIDHNDFEVVIDTELDEAELINQIADYQALIVRSQTQVTEAIIEAAPNLKVIARAGVGVDNIDVDAATKHGVIVINAPDGNTISATEHSMAMILSMARNIPQAHQSLKDGKWDRKTYRGTELYNKTLGVIGAGRIGLGVAKRAQSFGMHILAFDPYLSEDKAKELNVTRATVEEIAEQSDFVTVHTPLTPKTKGIVGKAFFEKAKPNLQIINVARGGIIDEAALVDALNQNQIQSAAIDVFESEPATESPLVNHEKIIVTPHLGASTVEAQEKVAVSVANEIVDIFENGNVFNAINAPKMTYSEINDELKPYIELSQLTGEVGIQLLEKAPRELHIKYEGDIALDDTSLLTRTLVSGVLKQDLAERVNLINALVLLNEQGVSYNIEKNAKHRGFSNYIELTLINKDTQIKIGATVLNGYGPRIVRINDYPVDFKPERHQLVINHNDRPGIVGRTGQILGEYGINIASMHLGRINQGGNALMILSIDHPVTDDVIDGLYEIEGFNLIRSVELEIEPDTNYII; encoded by the coding sequence ATGTATAAAATTTTAGTATCAGATCCAATCTCACCAGAAGGTTTAAAAAGCTTAATCGATCACAATGATTTTGAAGTTGTCATCGATACAGAGTTAGATGAAGCAGAACTTATTAATCAAATTGCAGATTATCAAGCACTTATCGTTCGTAGTCAAACGCAAGTAACTGAGGCAATCATTGAAGCTGCCCCAAATTTAAAAGTGATTGCGAGAGCCGGTGTTGGTGTAGATAACATCGATGTCGATGCAGCGACAAAACATGGTGTGATTGTTATTAACGCACCTGATGGTAATACAATTTCTGCAACAGAACATTCAATGGCAATGATTTTATCCATGGCTCGTAATATTCCTCAGGCACATCAATCGTTGAAAGACGGCAAGTGGGATCGTAAGACATATCGCGGAACTGAACTTTACAATAAAACGCTTGGCGTCATTGGTGCCGGTAGAATTGGTTTGGGTGTCGCTAAACGTGCACAAAGCTTTGGGATGCACATTTTAGCATTTGATCCTTATCTTTCTGAAGATAAAGCGAAAGAATTGAATGTCACTCGAGCTACTGTCGAAGAAATTGCAGAGCAATCAGATTTCGTTACAGTTCACACGCCACTTACACCAAAAACAAAAGGCATTGTAGGTAAAGCATTTTTCGAGAAAGCTAAACCAAATTTGCAAATTATAAATGTAGCACGTGGTGGTATTATTGATGAAGCCGCTTTGGTTGATGCGCTTAATCAAAATCAAATACAAAGTGCGGCAATAGACGTATTTGAAAGTGAGCCAGCAACGGAATCCCCTCTTGTAAATCATGAAAAAATTATTGTAACGCCACACCTTGGAGCTTCAACTGTGGAGGCACAAGAAAAAGTTGCAGTATCAGTAGCAAACGAAATTGTTGATATATTTGAAAATGGTAATGTATTCAATGCGATTAATGCACCGAAAATGACTTATAGTGAAATTAATGATGAATTAAAACCATATATTGAATTAAGTCAACTTACTGGTGAAGTTGGTATACAATTGCTTGAAAAAGCACCCCGTGAATTGCATATTAAATATGAAGGCGACATTGCTCTGGATGACACAAGTTTACTTACGCGTACGCTCGTATCAGGTGTATTAAAACAAGATCTAGCAGAGCGTGTAAACTTAATTAATGCACTCGTACTTCTTAATGAACAAGGTGTGTCTTATAATATTGAAAAAAATGCAAAACATCGTGGGTTTAGTAACTATATTGAATTAACCCTTATAAACAAAGATACACAAATTAAAATAGGTGCTACAGTATTAAATGGATACGGCCCTAGAATAGTAAGAATCAATGACTATCCCGTTGACTTTAAACCAGAGCGCCATCAGCTTGTCATCAATCATAATGATAGACCAGGTATTGTAGGTCGTACTGGTCAAATTCTAGGGGAATATGGCATTAATATTGCTTCTATGCACCTTGGTCGTATTAATCAAGGTGGTAACGCATTAATGATTTTATCTATTGATCATCCAGTTACTGATGATGTTATAGATGGCTTATATGAAATTGAAGGTTTCAATTTAATTAGAAGCGTTGAACTTGAAATAGAACCAGATACAAATTATATTATTTAA
- a CDS encoding HAD family hydrolase, whose amino-acid sequence MKSVLFDVDGVFLSEERCFDVSALTVYEILMSESYIGLDTTVQFENLSDAKISEIRAIVFYHDEILTKLKSLGLNSNWDMLFVVLAIHFIEICKTLPSEDVNRVLDSNQFGQETFQWIGEKIESVSLDFTLPLSFLDGVTAGKENIYQDLIHYASEQLNTTKTAVFELKSPFWMLAQEVYQEWYLGHQLFNEIEKKENRSDFKHGYIYNEVVLRPVSEIKQLLADLKSANYHIAIATGRPRTETIVPFETIGIKSYFDEVHIVTASEVLIAEDLYPELKPLGKPNPFSYLATLEGNHQDKYRHYATNQENRVDKDEVFVVGDSLADLLSAKKIGATFIGPLTGLKGIHARDELVDYGADYIVDHVGEIRNILL is encoded by the coding sequence ATGAAGTCGGTATTATTTGATGTTGATGGTGTTTTTTTAAGTGAAGAAAGGTGTTTTGATGTATCTGCACTAACTGTTTATGAAATCCTGATGAGTGAGTCATACATAGGTTTAGATACAACTGTACAGTTTGAAAATTTAAGTGATGCAAAAATCTCTGAAATAAGAGCTATTGTTTTTTATCATGATGAAATATTAACTAAATTAAAATCGTTAGGCTTAAATTCCAATTGGGATATGTTGTTTGTCGTTTTGGCAATCCATTTTATTGAAATTTGTAAGACATTGCCTTCTGAAGATGTCAATCGCGTGCTCGATTCTAATCAATTTGGACAAGAGACGTTTCAGTGGATAGGTGAAAAAATTGAAAGTGTTTCTTTAGATTTTACATTGCCACTATCATTCCTAGATGGTGTAACAGCAGGTAAGGAAAATATTTATCAAGATTTAATACATTATGCGAGTGAACAATTAAATACGACAAAAACAGCCGTATTTGAACTGAAAAGTCCGTTCTGGATGCTTGCACAAGAAGTTTATCAAGAATGGTATTTAGGACATCAACTTTTCAACGAGATAGAAAAGAAAGAAAATCGGTCTGACTTTAAACATGGCTATATATATAATGAAGTCGTGTTACGACCTGTATCAGAGATTAAGCAATTATTAGCAGATTTAAAGTCGGCAAATTATCATATTGCCATAGCAACTGGCAGACCGAGAACTGAAACAATTGTGCCCTTTGAAACAATAGGTATTAAGTCTTACTTTGATGAAGTACATATTGTAACTGCCAGTGAAGTTTTAATTGCAGAAGATTTATATCCAGAATTAAAGCCTTTAGGTAAGCCTAATCCATTTAGCTATTTAGCGACATTGGAAGGGAACCATCAAGATAAATATAGACACTATGCTACTAATCAAGAAAATCGTGTAGACAAAGATGAAGTCTTTGTTGTTGGCGATTCTTTAGCAGATTTATTGAGTGCGAAAAAGATAGGAGCAACATTTATCGGACCGTTAACAGGTTTGAAAGGTATACATGCACGTGATGAATTAGTAGATTATGGTGCTGATTATATTGTCGATCATGTAGGTGAGATTAGAAATATTTTATTGTAA
- a CDS encoding lysophospholipid acyltransferase family protein, producing MYKFISGLLELIILKISKSLEVQGKENIPQLHRYVVTCTHESYNEVIMLGTAIYPNQIHYMAKKELFNNKWFGKFLSSLNAFPVDRENPGPSTLKKPIKLLKENKTVGIFPTGHRMKYDEGAPMKRGAVTIALMAQAPILPAAYVGPKKIKGLVTGKAIIKFGEPIETKNLPKTMKRNEKLEYLTKELERKTIQLQSELNDYVKNNN from the coding sequence ATGTATAAATTTATAAGTGGTCTATTGGAATTGATCATACTGAAAATAAGTAAATCATTAGAAGTTCAAGGAAAAGAAAATATTCCGCAACTTCATAGATATGTTGTGACATGTACTCATGAAAGCTATAATGAAGTGATTATGTTAGGAACTGCAATTTATCCAAATCAAATTCATTATATGGCGAAGAAAGAATTGTTTAATAACAAATGGTTTGGCAAGTTTTTATCTTCTCTTAATGCGTTTCCAGTCGATAGAGAAAATCCGGGACCGAGTACACTAAAAAAACCCATTAAGTTATTAAAAGAAAATAAAACAGTTGGTATTTTTCCAACAGGGCATCGTATGAAATATGATGAAGGTGCACCAATGAAAAGGGGTGCAGTAACGATTGCTTTAATGGCGCAAGCCCCAATATTACCAGCAGCATATGTGGGTCCTAAAAAAATCAAAGGTTTAGTTACTGGGAAAGCCATTATTAAATTTGGTGAACCGATTGAAACTAAAAATTTACCAAAAACAATGAAACGTAATGAAAAACTAGAATATTTAACAAAAGAATTAGAAAGAAAAACAATACAATTACAATCGGAATTAAATGATTATGTAAAAAATAATAATTAA